DNA sequence from the Gordonia polyisoprenivorans genome:
TGCGGGCATCGACATCGTCACAGACGATGTGCTGTGGCACGACATCGTCAGCGGTCGACGCCCGGAATGGAACCGGTCCGATGCCGTCGGTGATGCCGACGACGTTCTCGATCTGATGTTCACCTCGGGCACCACCGGTCTGCCCAAGGGAATCATCAACACCACCAATACCAAGCTCGCGGCGCTGCGCCCCGTAGTCGAGGCGCTCGGCCACGGCATGGACGACGCGTGGCTGGTCGTGCCGCCGATGGCCCACAACGCAGGCTGGCTCTACAGCTTCCTCCCAGCACTGCTCTCGGGAGGAATGGTTGTGTTCTTGGAACGGTTCAGCGCCACACGGACGCTCGAGCTGATGCGTGAGCACAACATCCGCGGCGTTTTTCTCACCCCGACGCACGCCAACGACGTCCTCGAAGCGTATGCCGCAGACCCACGTCCTGTGCCGCTGCAGTACGTGCTGATCGGCGGTGCGGCGACCAAACCCTCGGTGCGGCAAGCGATCCGCGAGCTGCTCGGTGCCGAGGTAATCTCGATGTACGGGTGCACCGAGAACCAGGCCGCTACCTTCACCCGCCCGGGTACACCGGTCGAGTTGGCCGACGTCTCCGCCGGTCAGGCGTGCCCCGGCACCGAGCTGGCGGTGTTCGACGAAGCCCGGCGGGTGCGTCTCGAAGCCGGTCGGGTCGGACACATCGGCACTCGCAGTTCGGCTACGTTCGCCGGGTACTTCGACGACCAGGCAGCCACCGACGCCGCCTTCAACGCCGACGGGTTCTTCTTCGCCGGTGATCTCGGCTTCGTCGACGAGCATGGTCTGCTGCACCCGACCGGCCGCGACAAGGAACTCATCATCCGCGGCGGCCACAATATCGTCCCGGACGATGTGGAGCGGGCGATTGAAGGGCTTTCCGGAATCGAACGAGTGGCAGCGGTCGGAATTCCCGACGATCGCCTGGGCGAGCGGGTCTGCGTCGTCGTGGTGGGTGACCCGTCGATCGACCTGGAGACGATCACCGCTCACTTGAGGTCAGGGGGTGTCGGGACTCATCTCTGGCCCGAGGCGCTGCTGCTCGTACAAAAGTTCCCGCTGACCGACATCGGCAAGGTGCGACGAGGCGAGCTGCGAAAGATGGCGACCGCTGCGCTCGAGGCCGGCACCCTCGTGACGGTCCGAGGGGCCGGTCGCGCTTAGTTCGCAAGGGGAGGGTCGACCCTCGATCACGACCTGCGGGCTGAACTGTCACGACTCGGTCCGCCGCTCCAGGTTGCGCTCGTAGCGAGACCACATGCTTGAGACATGGCCCTTGTCGACGTACGCCATCAGACCGCCGCCGCCGTCGACCGTCACGTCTTCGCCGGTGAGGAACGACGCGCCGGAGCCGAGGAGGAACGACATCACCTCGGCCACTTCGGCGGGGTCGGAGACGCGCCCGAGCGGGATGCTCGCCTCGACGTCAGCGCGGATCTCGTTGCGGCTGAGTACCTTTGCGGTCATGCCGGTCTGCATATAGCCC
Encoded proteins:
- a CDS encoding class I adenylate-forming enzyme family protein, which gives rise to MRRYLTTVTPSMARGFHASGEWQDDTLFGLVLRHAEARPLAPALVDERGSVTRAEMVLAVETVAGMLADRGVVAGTPVLIQLPNSSIFGVANIAINALGAVIVPLNLSMRAAEVVAVAQRVGARTMIAAGLDPRRVEELVAAGIDIVTDDVLWHDIVSGRRPEWNRSDAVGDADDVLDLMFTSGTTGLPKGIINTTNTKLAALRPVVEALGHGMDDAWLVVPPMAHNAGWLYSFLPALLSGGMVVFLERFSATRTLELMREHNIRGVFLTPTHANDVLEAYAADPRPVPLQYVLIGGAATKPSVRQAIRELLGAEVISMYGCTENQAATFTRPGTPVELADVSAGQACPGTELAVFDEARRVRLEAGRVGHIGTRSSATFAGYFDDQAATDAAFNADGFFFAGDLGFVDEHGLLHPTGRDKELIIRGGHNIVPDDVERAIEGLSGIERVAAVGIPDDRLGERVCVVVVGDPSIDLETITAHLRSGGVGTHLWPEALLLVQKFPLTDIGKVRRGELRKMATAALEAGTLVTVRGAGRA